One genomic region from Delphinus delphis chromosome 14, mDelDel1.2, whole genome shotgun sequence encodes:
- the SPACA1 gene encoding sperm acrosome membrane-associated protein 1 yields MGPGGAGCSDRLLLTVGWLLLAGLQSTFGIDVTAVQDPSLANEVEGEGEGEGEGKVEGEGEGEGEGEIEAEEEAENDSEAENETPAEARTDVSNRTTVKEVEFGMCTVTCGVGIREVILTNGCPGSESKCILRVEECRGPVDCGWGKPISESLESVRLACVHTSPVNRFKYIWRLLMPDQQAIILGNDSAILEVHRDTHPKAFECETLDNNEIVASIKFTIYTTTELQMKRSSRPDIDAVLVLVLTMGVIMCIFVVFVLIFIIINWAAVKDFWGAKASTPETQSELSSVRYKDLSSLDQSPASEIPGHEDDALSEWNE; encoded by the exons ATGGGCCCCGGGGGCGCAGGCTGCTCAGACAGGCTGCTGCTGACAGTCGGCTGGCTGCTCCTGGCGGGCCTCCAGTCAACGTTCGGGATCGATGTCACCGCGGTCCAGGATCCCAGCTTGGCCAACGAGGTcgagggcgagggcgagggcgagggcgagggcAAGGTcgagggcgagggcgagggcgagggcgagggcgagATCGAGGCCGAGGAGGAGGCTGAAAACGACAGCGAGGCCGAGAACGAGACCCCGGCTGAGGCCAGGACGGATG TTTCAAATAGGACAACAGTCAAAGAAGTAGAATTTGGGATGTGCACCGTTACATGCG GTGTTGGTATAAGAGAAGTTATATTAACAAATGGATGCCCTGGGAGTGAATCCAAATGTATCCTACGGGTGGAAGAATGTCGTGGACCAGTAGATTGTGGCT ggGGTAAACCAATTTCAGAAAGTCTTGAAAGTGTTAGGCTAGCATGTGTTCATACATCTCCTGTAAACCGTTTCAAATATATTTGGAGACTTCTAATGCCAGACCAA caaGCCATTATACTTGGAAATGATTCAGCAATCCTGGAGGTTCACAGGGATACTCACCCCAAGGCTTTTGAGTGTGAAACGTTGGATAATAATGAAATAGTAGCATCTATTAAATTCACAATCTATACAACAACTG AATTGCAGATGAAAAGATCAAGCCGACCAGACATTGATGCAGTCCTAGTTCTGGTTCTGACCATGGGAGttattatgtgtatatttgtgGTCTTTGTACTGATCTTCATAATTATAAACTG gGCGGCAGTCAAAGATTTCTGGGGGGCAAAAGCCTCGACACCTGAGACACAGTCTGAGCTGAGTTCAGTGAGATATAAAGATTTATCCAGTCTTGACCAATCACCAGCTTCAGAAATACCTGGACATGAAGATGATGCTTTAAGTGAATGGAATGAATGA